One Spea bombifrons isolate aSpeBom1 chromosome 1, aSpeBom1.2.pri, whole genome shotgun sequence DNA window includes the following coding sequences:
- the LOC128472412 gene encoding nicotinamide N-methyltransferase-like gives MSSTDLKYYHEHDFESKHFLDAFFSPKADECIIKDGVENSMNCLQKELITGHIHGDMLIDISAGPNISHLMPICKFFKEITVLEFNDLCITELKKWLNSHEEAYDWSHASNRMLNLEERSGGKQAIEELLKSKIKRVLKCDLSKDSLTDPIVLPKADCIISAWAMEAINKDKNDYIINFRKISSLLKPGGRLILFGSFNVSYYILAGHKYGSLTYDEEFLRKVLKDEEYITEVFQVKDRETPTDYVDYEKTVFVIALKQREG, from the exons ATGTCCTCCACCGATCTTAAATATTATCATGAGCATGACTTTGAGTCAAAACACTTTCTTGATgcctttttttctcctaaaGCAGATGAATGTATTATAAAGGATGGTGTGGAAAACTCCATGAATTGTCTACAAAAGGAACTAATCACTG GTCATATTCATGGGGACATGTTGATTGACATTTCTGCTGGTCCTAATATTAGTCATCTTATGCCAATCTGTAAGTTCTTCAAAGAAATCACTGTATTGGAATTCAATGATTTATGCATTACTGAACTGAAGAAATGGCTAAACAGCCACGAGGAGGCTTATGACTGGTCACATGCGTCGAATCGTATGTTGAACTTGGAAGAAAGAAG tggtGGGAAGCAAGCAATAGAAGAattgttaaaaagtaaaattaagcgTGTTCTGAAATGTGATCTCTCCAAAGATAGTCTAACTGACCCAATAGTGTTGCCAAAAGCAGACTGTATTATAAGCGCGTGGGCAATGGAAGCCATCAACAAAGATAAAAATGATTACATCAtcaattttagaaaaatatcCTCTTTGCTAAAACCAGGTGGTCGTTTGATATTGTTTGGATCTTTCAAtgtttcatattatatacttGCCGGGCACAAATATGGTTCCCTAACGTATGATGAAGAATTTCTCAGAAAAGTTCTAAAAGACGAAGAATATATCACTGAAGTGTTTCAAGTAAAAGATAGAGAAACACCTACTGATTACGTAGATTATGAGAAAACTGTGTTTGTCATTGCACTTAAACAGAGAGAGGGTTAA